The Erigeron canadensis isolate Cc75 chromosome 4, C_canadensis_v1, whole genome shotgun sequence genome window below encodes:
- the LOC122598399 gene encoding serine carboxypeptidase-like 10 isoform X1: MLFAVFLLLASLDGIKSQFLVKTLPGLDGDLPFTLETGYIGVGASDDVQLFYYFIESEGNPEDDPLIIWLSGGPGCSSISALMFQIGPVTINYAISTLENPILKLVPYSWTKVANIIFLDQPAGSGFSYAKSPESYITNDTLASKLAYSFLRKWLVDHPKFLSNPLYVGGDSYSGIIVPLIVQEIYNGNEIGEEPPMNIKGYMVGNPFTDTSGDYNSRIPFAHDMALLSDAIYKSAKENCGGEYLNVDPNNSLCIHALQTVDKCLERINIHQILEPVCDTSNTIKSDLSRRDLRGLHKTSLDTWSLPQLQKRWCRDDKDEYTAAWANRNDVREALHIHEEFNNIEWVRCNKSIQGYISMENPSYTGNVPSVVGYHRHFTDKKCRALVFSGDHDMTIPHLGTLNWIQSLNLPVVDDWRPWFVDDQVAGYTMKYINGTDYSLIFATVKGGGHAAGEYKPKECLNMFVRWLANDTLSLDRTIT, translated from the exons ATGTTGTTTGCTGTATTTCTTCTGTTAGCTTCGTTGGATGGCATCAAGTCGCAGTTTTTGGTCAAGACACTGCCAGGCTTGGATGGTGATCTTCCATTCACACTTGAAACTGG TTACATCGGGGTAGGAGCGTCTGACGACGTGCAGCTATTTTACTACTTCATTGAGTCCGAAGGGAACCCAGAAGATGACCCTCTCATCATCTGGTTAAGTGGAGGCCCTGGTTGCTCTTCTATTTCTGCACTTATGTTTCAAATAG GCCCGGTCACTATTAACTATGCAATCTCCACTTTAGAGAATCCGATACTTAAGTTAGTCCCTTATAGTTGGACAAAG GTGGCCAACATTATATTTCTTGATCAGCCTGCTGGGTCTGGATTCTCCTATGCAAAAAGTCCTGAAAGTTACATAACGAATGATACATTAGCGTCAAAGCTGGCTTACAGTTTTCTGAGGAAG TGGCTTGTGGACCATCCTAAATTTCTCAGCAATCCATTGTATGTAGGCGGTGATTCCTACAGTGGCATAATTGTGCCACTTATCGTTCAAGAAATCTATAACG GAAATGAAATTGGCGAAGAGCCACCGATGAACATCAAG GGGTATATGGTCGGTAATCCTTTCACAGATACAAGTGGCGACTATAATTCAAGAATCCCATTCGCTCATGATATGGCACTCTTATCAGATGCAATCTACAAG TCTGCTAAAGAAAATTGCGGTGGAGAGTACTTGAATGTAGATCCCAACAACAGTCTGTGCATACATGCTCTTCAAACGGTAGATAAG TGTCTTGAACGAATTAACATTCACCAGATTTTAGAGCCTGTTTGTGACACTTCAAATACCATAAAATCTGATCTCTCTAGGAGGGACTTAAGAGGTCTTCACAAGACCTCTTTGGATACTTGGTCGTTACCTCAACTTCAGAAACGATGGTGTCGA GATGACAAGGATGAATATACAGCTGCTTGGGCTAATAGAAACGATGTGCGAGAAGCTCTTCACATCCATGAG GAATTCAACAATATCGAATGGGTGCGATGCAATAAAAGCATACAAGGTTATATTTCTATGGAAAACCCGTCTTACACAGGCAATGTCCCGAGTGTTGTTGGCTATCATAGACACTTTACTGATAAAAAATGCCGAGCTCTTGTGTTTAG TGGAGATCATGACATGACTATCCCACATTTGGGTACGTTGAACTGGATTCAATCGCTAAACTTGCCAGTCGTAGATGATTGGAGACCCTGGTTTGTTGATGATCAAGTAGCAGG ATACACCATGAAATACATAAATGGGACCGATTACAGCCTGATATTCGCTACTGTAAAG GGAGGAGGTCACGCCGCTGGGGAATACAAACCTAAAGAATGTTTGAACATGTTTGTTAGGTGGCTTGCTAATGATACTTT GTCACTTGACAGGACGATCACTTGA
- the LOC122598399 gene encoding serine carboxypeptidase-like 10 isoform X2 produces MLFAVFLLLASLDGIKSQFLVKTLPGLDGDLPFTLETGYIGVGASDDVQLFYYFIESEGNPEDDPLIIWLSGGPGCSSISALMFQIGPVTINYAISTLENPILKLVPYSWTKVANIIFLDQPAGSGFSYAKSPESYITNDTLASKLAYSFLRKWLVDHPKFLSNPLYVGGDSYSGIIVPLIVQEIYNGNEIGEEPPMNIKGYMVGNPFTDTSGDYNSRIPFAHDMALLSDAIYKSAKENCGGEYLNVDPNNSLCIHALQTVDKCLERINIHQILEPVCDTSNTIKSDLSRRDLRGLHKTSLDTWSLPQLQKRWCRDDKDEYTAAWANRNDVREALHIHEEFNNIEWVRCNKSIQGYISMENPSYTGNVPSVVGYHRHFTDKKCRALVFSGDHDMTIPHLGTLNWIQSLNLPVVDDWRPWFVDDQVAGYTMKYINGTDYSLIFATVKGGGHAAGEYKPKECLNMFVRWLANDTLTIT; encoded by the exons ATGTTGTTTGCTGTATTTCTTCTGTTAGCTTCGTTGGATGGCATCAAGTCGCAGTTTTTGGTCAAGACACTGCCAGGCTTGGATGGTGATCTTCCATTCACACTTGAAACTGG TTACATCGGGGTAGGAGCGTCTGACGACGTGCAGCTATTTTACTACTTCATTGAGTCCGAAGGGAACCCAGAAGATGACCCTCTCATCATCTGGTTAAGTGGAGGCCCTGGTTGCTCTTCTATTTCTGCACTTATGTTTCAAATAG GCCCGGTCACTATTAACTATGCAATCTCCACTTTAGAGAATCCGATACTTAAGTTAGTCCCTTATAGTTGGACAAAG GTGGCCAACATTATATTTCTTGATCAGCCTGCTGGGTCTGGATTCTCCTATGCAAAAAGTCCTGAAAGTTACATAACGAATGATACATTAGCGTCAAAGCTGGCTTACAGTTTTCTGAGGAAG TGGCTTGTGGACCATCCTAAATTTCTCAGCAATCCATTGTATGTAGGCGGTGATTCCTACAGTGGCATAATTGTGCCACTTATCGTTCAAGAAATCTATAACG GAAATGAAATTGGCGAAGAGCCACCGATGAACATCAAG GGGTATATGGTCGGTAATCCTTTCACAGATACAAGTGGCGACTATAATTCAAGAATCCCATTCGCTCATGATATGGCACTCTTATCAGATGCAATCTACAAG TCTGCTAAAGAAAATTGCGGTGGAGAGTACTTGAATGTAGATCCCAACAACAGTCTGTGCATACATGCTCTTCAAACGGTAGATAAG TGTCTTGAACGAATTAACATTCACCAGATTTTAGAGCCTGTTTGTGACACTTCAAATACCATAAAATCTGATCTCTCTAGGAGGGACTTAAGAGGTCTTCACAAGACCTCTTTGGATACTTGGTCGTTACCTCAACTTCAGAAACGATGGTGTCGA GATGACAAGGATGAATATACAGCTGCTTGGGCTAATAGAAACGATGTGCGAGAAGCTCTTCACATCCATGAG GAATTCAACAATATCGAATGGGTGCGATGCAATAAAAGCATACAAGGTTATATTTCTATGGAAAACCCGTCTTACACAGGCAATGTCCCGAGTGTTGTTGGCTATCATAGACACTTTACTGATAAAAAATGCCGAGCTCTTGTGTTTAG TGGAGATCATGACATGACTATCCCACATTTGGGTACGTTGAACTGGATTCAATCGCTAAACTTGCCAGTCGTAGATGATTGGAGACCCTGGTTTGTTGATGATCAAGTAGCAGG ATACACCATGAAATACATAAATGGGACCGATTACAGCCTGATATTCGCTACTGTAAAG GGAGGAGGTCACGCCGCTGGGGAATACAAACCTAAAGAATGTTTGAACATGTTTGTTAGGTGGCTTGCTAATGATACTTT GACGATCACTTGA